CAGCATTACCAGATATAAAACCGTAACCTTTATTATTATCAAACCATTTTACAACGCCAGTATACGTGCTCATAAAAACAACTCCTTAGAAAATAATATTTCGTTTAATTAGTATTACCTAAAGTGTTTTAAATATGTGCTATGGAACTATGTAAATGTGTGATTTGTAAGATTCTATAATTTTAAATTGTATTCTTATAATTTGTATAAAGGTATAGCTATAAGATATAATTACAGGTATGAATAAACTTAAAGGGTGTGAAATTTTTTGAGTAATAAATCCTTAGAAATTTTAAACAAATGTTACGGTTACTCCCATTTTCGTAAGGGGCAAGAAGAGATAATAAATGAAATTGTAAGTGGAAGAGATGTAGCTTGTATAATGCCAACTGGTGGAGGAAAGAGCATATGCTACCAAATACCTGCACTGATTATGTCTTCTGTAACATTAGTTATAAGTCCACTTATTTCACTTATGAAGGACCAAGTAGATAGTTTAAGGGTTCTCGGTATTGAAGCAGATTATATAAATAGTTCATTAGGTAATTGTGAAATAATGGATATCATGAATAGGCTTAAAAATAATGAAATAAAAATACTTTATATAGCACCAGAAAGATTGGATTCTAAGGAGTTTCTAAATGCTATAAGCAATGTAGAGATATCCTTAATTGCTATAGATGAGGCTCACTGTGTGTCTCAATGGGGACATGATTTTAGATTAAGTTATAAAAATGTAAATAAATTCATTTCTCTATTAAGAAATAGACCAGTGGTGGCTGCTTTTACCGCAACTGCTACAGAAGAAGTAAGAGAAGATATTATATCTTTACTAGGATTAAAAGAACCTAAGGTTTTTGTAACAGGATTTAATAGGGAAAATTTAGAGATTAAAGTGTTAAAAGGTATAAATAAAAAATCTTATATATTAGATTATATAGAAAATTATAAAGATGAAAGTGGAATAATTTATGCAGCTACTAGAAAAGAATGCGATTCTCTACATGAATATTTAAATGATAAGGGCTTTTCAGTAGGAGTATATCATGCTGGTTTAAGTAATGAGGAGAGAATTAAAACTCAAGAAGATTTTGTTTATGATAATATAAACATAATTGTGGCTACGAATGCTTTTGGTATGGGGATAGATAAATCTAATGTGAGATTTGTCATTCATTATAATATTCCTAAAAATATAGAAAGTTATTACCAGGAAATAGGTAGAGCAGGAAGAGATGGAGAACCAAGCACTTGTATTCTTTTATTTTCACCAGGCGATATTCATACTCAAAAGTATTTAATAGATATGAGTATTGGAAATCCAGATAGAAAGGTAAATGAATATAAAAAGCTCCAAACCATGGTGGATTTAGTTTATACTACCTCCTGTTATAAGTCTTTTATATTAAATTATTTCGGAGAAGAAAGTGAAGTTGGATGTAAGAATTGCAGTAATTGTAATTTAGAGGGGGAGCTAGTGGATAGAACCATAGATGCACAAAAGGTACTTTCTTGCATTTATAGAATGAAAAGACCTTATGGAACTACTATGATAGTAGATGTTTTAAGAGGTTCTACTAATAAAAAGCTTATATCTGTAGGGTTAAATGAATTAAGTACTTATGGTATAGTGAAAAATCATACAAAAGATGCTCTAAAGGAATTTATAAATACACTAATATCCCATAGGTTTATAGATTATATAGAGGGAGAATACCCTGTTGTAAAATTAAATGAACTATCTTATAAGGTTTTAAAAGGGGAGGAGAAGGTTCTACTAAAAGAGATTGTAAAAGTGAAAAAGGTTTCTAAAAATAATGAACTCTATGAACTTTTAAGGGAAGTTAGAAAAGAAATTGCAAAATCAGAAGGAGTACCACCATATGTAGTATTTGGAGATAGTTCATTAAAAGATATGAGTACTAGATACCCTATGACTTCGGAACAATTTTTGGATATAACAGGAGTAGGTGAAAGTAAAAAGGAAAAGTACGGGGAGAGATTTTTATCTGTCATATGTGACTATGTTGAAACTAATGATATAAAAGCTAAATGGGAATATCATAAAGAAAACAAAAAATCTTCAAAAACTTCAAAGTCTACAAGTGGAGATAAGAATAAAGAGAAATCTAGTGATGTAACTATAAAAATGCTAAGAGAGAAATCTTTAGAAGAAGTTGCAAAGGAAAGAGGTATACTTCTTGGAACTATTTTTTCACATATTAAAGAATATATAAAGGAAAACAGTATTTTAGATTTTACTATAGATTTTAGCGGACTTTTAGAAAGTAATAGAGAGGAAGTAATTTTAAGGGCTATAGATAAAGTTGGTTATGAACGATTAAAACCTATAAAAGATGAAGTATCATCTGATGTAAGTTATGATGAAATTAGGGCTGTAATATTAAAGAACTTTTTTATTAAGGAAGCCAGATAGAATTAAGTATAATTTTTTCTAATTATATTATTTTTAATATATATTTATTAATAAGTTTACATAGATTACTAAAATTGTTATAATACAAATGTATAATATTGTTAAAATGTAATGGTTAGTAACATTAAAAATATAAGGTGGGGATTATATGAAGAAAAAGTATATAATTATAGGGAGTATTGTCGGGGTTATACTTTTATCACTAGCTTCTTTTTTCATTATTAAAAGCAATAAAATAGGAAATAAGAAGATAAAAGCTGAAAAATACACTATTCCAGAAAGACAGAAAGTTTTCATAGATGGAATAGTGTTGCCAGAGAAAACCAAAGAATATTTCGGGGATCCAACCAAGGGTAAAGTAGACAAAATTAGTGTTAAAAATGGTCAATATGTAAAAAAAGGAGAAGTATTATTTACATATAAAAATGATACTGTATCAAATCAAATTGATGAAATTGAAAGACAAGTAAATGGTCGCAAAAAAGAAAGAAGACTTATGAAAGAAAAACAAGATGAAATAAAGAGAAATACACCTACTGCAAATAGTGATAGTATGGTAAATTCCTTAAGTGGAGATCAGGGACAGAAAATTTTGGCTCAAAATAATGCAAGTTCTAAATTATCTAATATTGAAAGTAAGTACTCTTTTACTACCATAGATAATCAAATAGAAGAACTTAATAATCAAATAGAAAATTTAAAGGATAAGGAATATACAAAAGTAATTTCAGAGTTTGAAGGTACAGTTTATGTAAATGAGGAAAGTGCTCAAAAAAATCAGCCATTAGTATCTGTACAGACAAATAAATTATATGTTAAAGGTAAGGTAAGTGAAAGAGATATACAAAAGATAAAGTTAAAGGATAAAGTAGAAGTTCTAATACTTCACAATAATAAAACCCTAAAGGGAAGTATTAGTAAAATAGATTTAAAACCAATAGGGAATGACGTTCCGATGCCTAATATGACACAAGGTGGACAAGCTAATTTGTCTTATTATAATGTAGATATGAAGTTAGATTCAACTGAAGGTATTCTTGAAGGGTTTCATGTACAAAGTACAGTTAATTTAGGAGATTCTAAAATTAAAATACCTAAAACTTCTGTTATAAATGAAAATGGTTCAGATTTTACTTATAAAGTTGTTGATGGTAAAACTGTTAAGACGAAAGTGGTTAAGGGTAAGGAAGAAGGAAATGATGTTATAATATCATCTGGAATAAGTTATGGAGATACAATTATAAAAGAAGTTAATAGTAAGATGAAAGAGGGAGAGCAGGTTGAATAAGGTTATTGAACTAAAAGATATAAATAAGTTCTATAAATTAGGAAAAGGTAAATTACATGCTCTAAAATCCATAAACTTAGTTATTGAAGAAGGAGATTTTCTTATGATAACAGGAAAATCTGGAAGTGGGAAAACTACCTTAATGAATGTACTAGCATTTTTAGATACTTTCAACAAAGGAGAATATTTATTTAAAGAAAAAAATGTTACTCATATGATTGAGGATGAAAGATGTGAGTTTAGAAATAAATATATAGGCTTTATTTTTCAACAGTTTCATTTAATTCAATCACTAACTGTAGGCCAAAATGTAGAGTTACCCCTTTTATATGGAGGAGGATTGAACAAATCAGAGCGTAGGGAAAGGGTAATTACACATTTAAAAGAAGTAGGTCTTGAGGATAAGGTAAATCAGAAACCCTTTGAATTATCAGGAGGACAACAACAAAGAGTTGCCATAGCTAGGGCACTGGTAAATTCTCCATCTATAATATTCGCTGATGAGCCAACAGGGGCTTTGGATAGTGAAACTGGAACAGATATAATGAATTTATTAAAAAAACTTAATAAAGATGGTAAAACTATTGTAATGGTTACCCATGATTTAGATTTAAAGTTTTATGCTAATAAAGTAATCGTTATATCTGATGGAAAAGTAGTAAAGGAAGGTGAGTAACTATGAATTTGATTAATTTATTAAAGAATTCCTTATTAGCCTTAAAGGCTCATAAGATAAGAGTTTTTTTAACTATGATTGGCATAATAATAGGTATAAGTTCTGTAGTTACTATACTTTCTATAGGGGATGGATTAAAGTATCAGGTTACAAAGTCTGTATCAGATACAAATACTAATAAATTCACTATATATTTTGAAAATGAAAATCCTTCAAGAAATACTATGTATGGAGAAAATTTTTCGAAAAATGATTTAAATGCGTTAAAATCAATTGATGGTGTTGAGAAGGCAGAAAAAGATAGCGGTGGTTTTGGTGGTGGAGATACAGTAATGGCACCTGCAAGTTACTTTGATAGGAGTAATACCCTTTTTATAAGTATTTATAAAAGTGGAAAATTAAATGTATCTTACGGAAGAAGTTTTAAAGAAAGTGATAAAGGGAAAAATTTTATAGTTTTAAATTATAAGGAATGTAAAAACTTTTTTGAGGAACCAAAAGAAGCTATAGGAAAGGCTATAAATATTAATGGTTCTAACTTTGAAGTTATAGGTGTCCTAAAAGATGATAAAGGCAGTTTTATGCCATTAAATAGTACTATTCTTGAAGAATCTAAAGATGCAATTAAGCAAGATACTAATTTTAATATGATAATGATAGTGCCAAGAGCTAGAGCTGATAAGAAAAAGATATTTGAAGAGGCTAAAAAGATTTTGAAACAACTTCATCCTGAGTTAAAGGGTGAATATAAAATGCAGGACCCAAATGAAATAACAAAGGTTTTTGAACAAATTATAGATAGTATAACTATGTTCATTGCTTGTGTAACCGGAATATCTCTCTTTGTAGGGGGAGTTGGAGTTATGAATATAATGTATGTATCTGTATCTGAAAGAAAAAGAGAAATAGGAATTAGAAGAGCAATAGGAGCTAAGCCTAAAAGTATACTACTGCAGTTTCTATTTGAGGCGGTACTAGTAACTATGATAGGTGGGTTAATAGGGGTTTTATTAGGATTCTTATTATCGCAAATAATAGGATTATTATTACCATTTAAACCTATACTAACATTTAAAAATTTCTTTGTGGCAACGTTATTCTCTGTATTAACAGGAGTTATATTTGGAATAATCCCAGCTAATAAGGCGGCAAAATTACCTCCTATAAAGGCTATATACAAATAAGATTATATAAATTAAATCTTAAATTTATATATAAATTATTTATTCTAAGATGATATAATGTATTCGAGGTGATTTTATGGAAACTTTATTTGTAGAATATCCAAAGTGTACTACTTGCAAGAAAGCAAAAAAGTGGTTATGTGAAAATAACATAGAATTTAAAGAAAGACATATAGTCGAAGATAATCCTACTAAGGAAGAATTAAAGAAATGGATAGAAATAAGTGGACTTCCTATAAATAAATTCTTTAATACTTCAGGTAAATTATATAGGGAAATGAATTTAAAAGACAAAATAAAAAATTGTAGTGAAGAGGAGTTAATAGGAATTCTATCAACTGATGGAATGCTTGTTAAAAGACCTATATTAGTTATGGAGAATAAGGTTTTAGTAGGTTTTAAGGAGGAACAGTATAAGGAAATTGTATAAAATTTGTCTATTATATAAAATTAGACT
The nucleotide sequence above comes from Hathewaya histolytica. Encoded proteins:
- a CDS encoding efflux RND transporter periplasmic adaptor subunit, coding for MKKKYIIIGSIVGVILLSLASFFIIKSNKIGNKKIKAEKYTIPERQKVFIDGIVLPEKTKEYFGDPTKGKVDKISVKNGQYVKKGEVLFTYKNDTVSNQIDEIERQVNGRKKERRLMKEKQDEIKRNTPTANSDSMVNSLSGDQGQKILAQNNASSKLSNIESKYSFTTIDNQIEELNNQIENLKDKEYTKVISEFEGTVYVNEESAQKNQPLVSVQTNKLYVKGKVSERDIQKIKLKDKVEVLILHNNKTLKGSISKIDLKPIGNDVPMPNMTQGGQANLSYYNVDMKLDSTEGILEGFHVQSTVNLGDSKIKIPKTSVINENGSDFTYKVVDGKTVKTKVVKGKEEGNDVIISSGISYGDTIIKEVNSKMKEGEQVE
- a CDS encoding ABC transporter permease, with protein sequence MNLINLLKNSLLALKAHKIRVFLTMIGIIIGISSVVTILSIGDGLKYQVTKSVSDTNTNKFTIYFENENPSRNTMYGENFSKNDLNALKSIDGVEKAEKDSGGFGGGDTVMAPASYFDRSNTLFISIYKSGKLNVSYGRSFKESDKGKNFIVLNYKECKNFFEEPKEAIGKAININGSNFEVIGVLKDDKGSFMPLNSTILEESKDAIKQDTNFNMIMIVPRARADKKKIFEEAKKILKQLHPELKGEYKMQDPNEITKVFEQIIDSITMFIACVTGISLFVGGVGVMNIMYVSVSERKREIGIRRAIGAKPKSILLQFLFEAVLVTMIGGLIGVLLGFLLSQIIGLLLPFKPILTFKNFFVATLFSVLTGVIFGIIPANKAAKLPPIKAIYK
- a CDS encoding ABC transporter ATP-binding protein; its protein translation is MNKVIELKDINKFYKLGKGKLHALKSINLVIEEGDFLMITGKSGSGKTTLMNVLAFLDTFNKGEYLFKEKNVTHMIEDERCEFRNKYIGFIFQQFHLIQSLTVGQNVELPLLYGGGLNKSERRERVITHLKEVGLEDKVNQKPFELSGGQQQRVAIARALVNSPSIIFADEPTGALDSETGTDIMNLLKKLNKDGKTIVMVTHDLDLKFYANKVIVISDGKVVKEGE
- the recQ gene encoding DNA helicase RecQ — protein: MSNKSLEILNKCYGYSHFRKGQEEIINEIVSGRDVACIMPTGGGKSICYQIPALIMSSVTLVISPLISLMKDQVDSLRVLGIEADYINSSLGNCEIMDIMNRLKNNEIKILYIAPERLDSKEFLNAISNVEISLIAIDEAHCVSQWGHDFRLSYKNVNKFISLLRNRPVVAAFTATATEEVREDIISLLGLKEPKVFVTGFNRENLEIKVLKGINKKSYILDYIENYKDESGIIYAATRKECDSLHEYLNDKGFSVGVYHAGLSNEERIKTQEDFVYDNINIIVATNAFGMGIDKSNVRFVIHYNIPKNIESYYQEIGRAGRDGEPSTCILLFSPGDIHTQKYLIDMSIGNPDRKVNEYKKLQTMVDLVYTTSCYKSFILNYFGEESEVGCKNCSNCNLEGELVDRTIDAQKVLSCIYRMKRPYGTTMIVDVLRGSTNKKLISVGLNELSTYGIVKNHTKDALKEFINTLISHRFIDYIEGEYPVVKLNELSYKVLKGEEKVLLKEIVKVKKVSKNNELYELLREVRKEIAKSEGVPPYVVFGDSSLKDMSTRYPMTSEQFLDITGVGESKKEKYGERFLSVICDYVETNDIKAKWEYHKENKKSSKTSKSTSGDKNKEKSSDVTIKMLREKSLEEVAKERGILLGTIFSHIKEYIKENSILDFTIDFSGLLESNREEVILRAIDKVGYERLKPIKDEVSSDVSYDEIRAVILKNFFIKEAR
- a CDS encoding Spx/MgsR family RNA polymerase-binding regulatory protein, yielding METLFVEYPKCTTCKKAKKWLCENNIEFKERHIVEDNPTKEELKKWIEISGLPINKFFNTSGKLYREMNLKDKIKNCSEEELIGILSTDGMLVKRPILVMENKVLVGFKEEQYKEIV